From a single Armigeres subalbatus isolate Guangzhou_Male unplaced genomic scaffold, GZ_Asu_2 Contig491, whole genome shotgun sequence genomic region:
- the LOC134204273 gene encoding hsp70-binding protein 1-like has product MASGGDHPDQPRQPRNLQGLLKFAMEATQAEDAPHDSHFEPMDEERRRFLEEALKSLTMDVVKEIEKAMKTLMDPDRVEKDKADAIEIIIDFVQDINAANDFYKVGGFVIIQPGLKSTNSDVRCGTLRLIAELAQNNPFCQEHLLQANILPQVVELLSDEPPVATQAMHAISCMVRHHESSLAAFIDMGGLECILGCIQTDNEKLRIKSSFLMSNLCTEHTAVRDEFIKLNAVERVIAAVRPSKEFEPKLETALSTLNVLTECDEGVQRCQDSSLKLKEKLELVLKLNNGKDECLEQIEYAKTLLNRCFTDDSTGTDR; this is encoded by the exons ATGGCCAGCGGAGGAGACCATCCAGATCAACCAAGGCAACCCCGTAATTTACAG GGTTTGCTAAAATTCGCCATGGAAGCAACTCAGGCGGAGGATGCTCCTCACGACTCACATTTCGAGCCGATGGACGAGGAGAGGCGTCGTTTTCTGGAGGAAGCCCTAAAATCGCTCACCATGGACGTAGTCAAAGAAATCGAAAAAGCCATGAAAACGTTGATGGATCCGGATAGGGTCGAAAAAGATAAAGCGGATGCCATTGAGATAATCATCGATTTCGTACAGGATATTAATGCTGCTAatg ATTTCTACAAAGTGGGCGGATTCGTCATCATTCAGCCAGGTCTCAAGTCCACCAATTCCGACGTCCGCTGCGGAACGCTTCGGTTGATTGCAGAGCTGGCTCAAAATAACCCCTTCTGCCAGGAACATCTACTGCAAGCTAACATTCTTCCACAAGTGGTTGAACTGCTGTCTGATgaacctccggtggccactcaagCCATGCATGCCATTTCCTGTATGGTGCGGCATCATGAGTCGTCACTGGCAGCTTTCATCGACATGGGAGGTTTAGAGTGCATTCTCGGGTGCATCCAAACCGACAACGAGAAGCTGCGCATCAAGTCGTCGTTTCTTATGTCTAACCTTTGCACGGAACATACGGCCGTGCGGGACGAGTTTATCAAACTGAATGCTGTGGAGCGAGTGATAGCGGCGGTCAGACCTTCCAAAGAATTTGAGCCGAAGCTTGAAACTGCGCtgtcaactttgaatgtactgacgGAGTGCGATGAAGGCGTTCAGAGGTGCCAGGATTCAAGTTTAAAGTTGAAAGAAAAGTTAGAGCTGGTGCTCAAGTTGAACAACGGAAAAGATGAGTGCTTG GAACAGATCGAATATGCCAAAACGTTGTTAAACCGATGTTTTACTGATGATAGCACTGGAACTGATCGATAA